In Cetobacterium somerae ATCC BAA-474, one DNA window encodes the following:
- a CDS encoding SIS domain-containing protein yields MSKYSEMLKFKEEEYRNSAKLIGEAKPIAEEIANIVTKDGFSNIFFTAVGGSLAPLMAMGEIAKQLTELPVYVEQAAELIVRGHKALTEKSLIITLSKSGDTKETVEMAKKYKEMGIRVISCTKNLESPLAKNSNYVIPMRHENGVEYEYMLLFWLFFKILSNRGEFLDYNDFGNQLLLLPENLLEAKLQFDPQAKEMAKQYYKEPYMIWIGGGEVWGETYLFSMCLLEEMQWLKTKSVTSSEFFHGTLEIVEEDTCVFLVKGSGKTRALDDRAEKFLKKYTKKLSIIDTLDFKLNGIDEKYRWIIAPTIASTVLVDRLAFHFEDNTKHSLDIRRYYRQFDY; encoded by the coding sequence ATGTCAAAATATTCTGAAATGTTAAAATTTAAAGAGGAGGAGTATAGAAATAGTGCTAAATTAATAGGAGAGGCTAAACCAATAGCAGAGGAAATTGCTAATATAGTAACAAAAGATGGATTTTCAAATATATTCTTTACAGCAGTTGGCGGTAGTTTAGCACCTTTAATGGCAATGGGAGAGATTGCAAAGCAACTTACAGAACTTCCTGTTTATGTAGAACAGGCAGCAGAATTGATTGTAAGAGGACATAAGGCTTTAACAGAAAAATCATTGATAATAACATTGTCAAAATCAGGAGATACAAAAGAAACTGTTGAAATGGCTAAAAAATATAAGGAGATGGGGATAAGAGTTATATCTTGTACAAAAAATTTAGAATCTCCTTTAGCTAAAAATTCTAATTATGTAATTCCAATGAGACATGAAAATGGTGTAGAGTATGAGTATATGTTATTGTTTTGGTTGTTTTTTAAAATTTTATCAAATAGAGGAGAGTTTTTGGATTATAATGATTTTGGAAATCAGTTATTATTACTACCAGAAAATTTATTAGAGGCAAAATTACAGTTTGATCCTCAAGCAAAAGAAATGGCAAAACAATATTATAAAGAGCCTTATATGATTTGGATTGGTGGTGGTGAAGTGTGGGGAGAGACATATCTTTTCTCAATGTGTTTATTAGAAGAGATGCAATGGTTAAAAACAAAGTCTGTTACAAGTTCAGAATTTTTCCACGGAACTTTAGAAATAGTTGAGGAAGATACTTGTGTATTTTTAGTTAAAGGATCTGGAAAAACAAGAGCTTTAGACGATAGAGCTGAAAAGTTTTTGAAGAAATACACAAAAAAATTAAGTATTATTGATACATTAGATTTTAAATTAAATGGTATAGATGAAAAGTATCGTTGGATAATAGCACCAACAATTGCATCAACAGTTTTAGTTGATAGATTGGCATTTCATTTTGAAGATAATACGAAACACTCTCTTGATATTAGAAGATATTATAGACAGTTTGATTATTAA
- a CDS encoding LysR family transcriptional regulator, giving the protein MDLKQIEYIIEIVKEKNITHAAKKLFISQSALNQQLLKLESELGAQIFNRNRGGWKLTKVGEIYVENAIKILEIKKNAYNMIYDYVENKKRKLIIGLTPGRGIELFTSIFEEFQSLYPYLTIIPIELSVYQQQKKIANGEIDLGFMTLSKDQRTDDNYVLIYSEEMVFITSKNHSFNKDKKSLKPIELNDFCNEPFVFMNENSTNRDLINNIFEEARIKPHILFETTFTSSIIKAVESSLCCSVVPHYYAKKSIQSLSYFPIKGNPSWDVVVSYKKGTYLSKACKTFIELTKAYFNFTLDL; this is encoded by the coding sequence ATGGATCTTAAACAAATCGAGTATATTATTGAGATAGTAAAAGAAAAAAATATTACCCATGCTGCAAAAAAACTTTTTATTTCCCAATCAGCTTTAAATCAACAACTATTAAAATTAGAAAGTGAACTTGGAGCTCAAATTTTTAACAGAAACCGTGGTGGATGGAAACTTACAAAAGTTGGTGAAATCTATGTCGAAAATGCTATAAAGATTTTAGAGATTAAAAAAAATGCATATAATATGATTTATGATTATGTTGAAAATAAAAAAAGAAAGCTTATTATTGGCTTAACTCCAGGTCGGGGTATTGAGCTATTTACATCTATTTTTGAAGAATTTCAATCTCTTTATCCATATTTAACTATAATTCCTATTGAACTTTCAGTTTATCAACAGCAAAAAAAAATTGCTAACGGAGAAATTGATTTGGGATTTATGACCCTTTCTAAAGATCAACGAACAGATGATAACTATGTTCTTATCTATTCTGAAGAAATGGTTTTTATAACATCTAAAAATCACAGTTTTAATAAAGATAAAAAATCATTAAAACCTATTGAATTAAATGATTTTTGTAATGAACCTTTTGTTTTTATGAATGAAAACTCTACTAATCGAGACTTAATTAACAATATTTTTGAAGAAGCTAGAATCAAACCTCATATTTTATTTGAAACAACATTTACCAGTAGTATAATAAAAGCTGTTGAATCCTCTTTATGTTGTAGCGTAGTTCCCCATTACTATGCAAAAAAAAGTATCCAATCTCTTTCTTATTTTCCCATTAAAGGAAATCCAAGTTGGGATGTTGTAGTTAGTTATAAAAAAGGAACTTACTTATCAAAAGCATGTAAAACTTTTATTGAATTAACTAAGGCATATTTTAATTTTACACTTGATCTTTAA
- a CDS encoding tripartite tricarboxylate transporter substrate-binding protein, which translates to MKGSIKKYLVGLVLGAIFMGCGKTEDNKTFKGKNVRVVIGSTSTSGDSYLIADTTSRHLEKALDAKIKVDAVGAAEALATMQSAKPDGNTIMIFHDMTYLGVDFGAYDKEYDLKNMTIGPRVAQNPGAIWAAKKDAPYNTLVEIPQYLIDNPDKTIRMACEAGGVSHIGFITYYDWVKKNYGEDLAKRIVVVIGGSTADKTQLLWDNNCDVIFADYTSLKDYTETDDKKIAMKFVGLLDNIEGVDVKSYKDMGITLDGKDFAFSKDFLVYMPKGVAPELIKELDMAANSISKTSEYNEALGKMKYRSEYLDSTSAAQFINNKRDGIKKLIETSPSLDELVKK; encoded by the coding sequence ATGAAGGGGAGTATAAAAAAATATTTAGTTGGATTAGTTTTAGGAGCTATTTTTATGGGATGTGGAAAAACTGAAGATAATAAAACTTTTAAAGGAAAAAATGTGAGGGTTGTAATTGGATCTACTTCAACTTCAGGAGATTCATATTTAATTGCAGATACAACGTCAAGACATTTAGAGAAAGCCTTGGATGCAAAGATAAAAGTTGATGCGGTGGGGGCTGCAGAAGCTTTAGCAACAATGCAAAGTGCTAAACCAGATGGAAATACTATAATGATATTTCATGATATGACATATTTAGGTGTAGACTTTGGAGCATATGATAAAGAGTATGATTTAAAAAATATGACAATAGGACCAAGAGTTGCTCAAAATCCAGGAGCAATATGGGCTGCAAAAAAAGATGCACCTTATAATACTTTAGTAGAAATACCACAGTACTTAATAGATAATCCAGATAAAACTATACGTATGGCTTGCGAAGCTGGAGGAGTTTCACATATAGGATTTATAACATATTACGATTGGGTTAAGAAAAATTATGGTGAAGATTTAGCAAAGAGAATTGTGGTAGTTATTGGTGGATCAACAGCAGATAAAACACAATTACTTTGGGATAATAATTGTGATGTAATTTTTGCTGATTATACATCTTTAAAAGATTATACAGAGACTGATGACAAAAAAATTGCTATGAAATTTGTTGGACTTTTAGATAATATTGAGGGAGTAGATGTAAAGTCTTATAAAGATATGGGAATTACATTAGATGGAAAAGATTTTGCATTTTCAAAAGATTTCTTGGTATATATGCCTAAAGGAGTAGCACCAGAGCTAATTAAAGAATTAGATATGGCTGCAAATAGTATTTCTAAAACTTCAGAATATAATGAGGCTTTAGGGAAAATGAAATACAGATCTGAATATCTAGATTCAACGAGTGCAGCTCAATTTATAAATAACAAAAGAGATGGAATAAAGAAACTAATAGAAACTTCACCATCATTAGATGAATTAGTAAAGAAATAG
- a CDS encoding tripartite tricarboxylate transporter TctB family protein, whose product MRINYVPSTSHLIFPPIILGILIFLLVVMFIQRIIKCKKNNEKIFDYKNYTFFQKNWDKLKLIGTLVLFVLYIKSMLIFGFLLSSIVFISLFNILFVGIQNNKKSLINSVAISSGFSIGIWFLFGYVFQITLP is encoded by the coding sequence ATGAGAATTAATTATGTTCCATCAACTTCACACTTAATATTTCCTCCGATTATATTGGGAATCTTAATATTTCTTCTAGTAGTTATGTTTATTCAAAGAATAATCAAGTGTAAAAAAAATAATGAAAAGATTTTTGATTATAAAAACTATACTTTTTTTCAAAAAAATTGGGATAAATTAAAACTAATAGGAACTCTGGTTTTATTTGTCTTATATATAAAAAGTATGCTTATATTTGGATTTTTATTATCGAGTATAGTTTTTATATCGCTATTTAATATATTATTTGTTGGAATACAAAATAATAAAAAGTCACTTATAAATTCGGTAGCGATTTCATCTGGATTTTCAATAGGGATTTGGTTTTTATTTGGATATGTATTTCAGATTACATTACCATAA
- a CDS encoding tripartite tricarboxylate transporter permease, producing MITFGLLQFVMIVIGVLVGIIFGALPGMTATMAIAIFLPLTYAYDLNTSLFLLLGLYVGGISGGLIPAILVNIPGTPSSITTGFDGYPMTKKGEGERALKIGIIASLIGGLISLIALWLFTPPLARLAIKFSAVEKFLIILFAMTVIAALSKGNMIKGIFAGFLGTFVALIGQFPDNNMVRMVPNFLRVELRSGFQLLPVLIGLFALAQIFQEAEMGMKSNKLSADMATEKQKFSLKDFKGQLFNILRSSSIGTFMGILPGVGGSAASLLSYSQAKNFSKNPDEFGKGSIEGLVASESANNGLTGGALIPLLSLGIPGDSTTAVLVSAFMLQGIQVGPLFITRNPEIWHTILFGLLIANILMFVLMFYPIKYIAKVITIPKQRMYPVIILMCVVGTYAIRNGNMFDVWTLLLFGVVGYIFGKVGIASAPFLIGFILGRDLEKYFVDSIKGSGGNLLCFFQRPIGNGIWVLIILSIGYAIYDNNREKKQKKTKIAKREDYEERAMHQN from the coding sequence ATGATAACATTTGGCTTATTACAATTCGTTATGATAGTTATAGGTGTATTAGTTGGTATTATATTTGGTGCTCTTCCTGGAATGACAGCAACAATGGCTATAGCTATATTTCTTCCATTAACATATGCATATGATTTAAATACATCACTATTTTTATTATTAGGTCTTTATGTAGGAGGAATTAGTGGTGGTCTAATACCGGCCATATTAGTAAATATACCAGGAACACCATCATCAATAACAACAGGATTTGATGGATATCCAATGACTAAAAAAGGTGAGGGAGAAAGAGCGTTAAAAATAGGAATTATAGCATCTTTAATAGGAGGATTAATTAGTTTAATTGCACTTTGGTTATTTACTCCACCTTTAGCAAGATTAGCTATAAAATTTTCAGCAGTAGAGAAATTTTTAATAATTTTATTTGCGATGACAGTTATTGCAGCTTTATCAAAAGGAAATATGATAAAGGGAATATTTGCAGGATTTCTAGGAACTTTTGTAGCTTTAATAGGACAATTTCCAGACAATAATATGGTGAGAATGGTACCTAACTTTTTAAGAGTAGAATTAAGAAGTGGATTTCAATTACTTCCAGTTTTAATAGGATTATTTGCTTTAGCTCAAATTTTCCAAGAGGCTGAGATGGGTATGAAATCAAATAAACTTTCTGCAGATATGGCAACGGAAAAGCAGAAGTTTTCATTGAAAGATTTTAAAGGACAACTATTTAATATATTGAGATCAAGTTCAATAGGAACTTTTATGGGGATACTTCCTGGAGTAGGAGGAAGTGCAGCATCGTTACTTTCGTACTCTCAAGCTAAAAACTTTTCAAAAAATCCAGATGAATTTGGAAAAGGATCGATAGAGGGACTTGTAGCTAGTGAAAGTGCTAATAATGGTTTAACAGGTGGAGCACTAATACCATTGTTATCTTTAGGAATACCAGGTGATAGTACAACAGCAGTTTTGGTAAGTGCTTTTATGTTACAAGGAATTCAAGTAGGTCCACTATTTATAACTAGGAATCCTGAAATTTGGCATACAATTTTATTTGGACTATTGATAGCAAATATACTTATGTTTGTACTTATGTTTTACCCTATAAAGTATATTGCAAAAGTAATAACAATTCCTAAACAAAGAATGTATCCAGTTATTATATTGATGTGTGTTGTAGGAACTTATGCAATACGTAATGGAAATATGTTTGATGTGTGGACATTACTTCTATTTGGGGTTGTTGGATATATATTTGGAAAAGTAGGTATTGCAAGTGCACCATTTTTAATAGGATTTATATTAGGACGAGATTTAGAAAAGTATTTTGTAGATTCAATAAAAGGATCTGGTGGAAATTTATTATGTTTCTTTCAAAGACCAATTGGAAATGGAATATGGGTATTAATAATCTTGTCTATAGGATATGCAATTTATGATAATAATAGAGAGAAAAAACAAAAAAAAACTAAAATAGCAAAGAGGGAAGATTATGAAGAAAGAGCTATGCATCAAAATTAA